The following DNA comes from Rhodanobacter sp. AS-Z3.
TGGCGGAGGATACCGGCGTCGTCAGCGACAATGGCGTGCTGGTGGAGGATGCCGGTGGTCATCTGTTGACGCCCACCAATCGTGGCCTGGCGCGTTGGGATGGCGACGGCTGGACGCGAATGGACAGCAGCAACGGGCTGCCCGACATCGAAATTACGGCGTTGCTGTTCGACAATCACGGCACGCTGTGGATGGGCACTTACGGGCGCGGTATCTCGCGCTGGAACGGCTACGGGCTGGTCGACGGCTGGGGCCTTCATCAGGGTTTCGACAGTGTGCCGAACTGGTCGATCCTGCGGTTCGACGCGCAGCACCTGTGGTTTGCCGATGAACTGGGTGGCAGCGTGCTTGCGGATGGCCAGAACCGCCTGCAACCGTGGCCGATCGCCTTCACGCCCGCTCCGCGCCAGATCTTGAGCATTGCCAAGGCGAAGGACGGTGCGATCTGGGCAGCCTTGTACGACCATCGCGTACTGCGCTATGACGCGGTCAGCCGGCGTACCACGCTGGCTGCCGAACTTCCTACGTTTATACGATTCCTGCATTTTGATCAGCAGGGACGGCTGTGGATAGTCACCAACAACGGCATCTATCACATCGACCATGCTGACGCACCGGCCGAACGCGTGCCGGTGGCGGACAGCACCGGTCAGCAATGCTCGGACATTGCCGAAGGTGATGACGGCACCTTGTGGTTTGCCTGCAATGCTGGGGTGGTGCGTTTTGCTGGCGAACAGTGGACGCGTATGCAGCAAAGCGGCACGGCATCCCGCGCGTCAGGCTTCAGCACCATCGCGGTGGATCGCGATGGCAGCCTGTGGCTGGGGACGAACGAGGCGGGCTTGCTGCATGCCGCAGTGCGCGGCAACCAGCTGTCGCTTGCCCACATCGAAGATGCCTGGCTGGACAACACACTCGCGTATTTCGTGCGGCGCGATCATCGTGGCTGGATCTGGGTCGGTGGCGGTGGCGGTGTGGACGCCTTTGACGGCCAGCGCTGGACGCACCTTTCGCAAGCCAATGGCCTGCTGTGGGATGAAACCAGCCAGAACGGCTTCTTCGAGGATCGCGATGGGTCGATCTGGATTGGGACGGCCATCGGCGCAAGCCATATCCTGCACCCCGAAGCTATGCTGGCCCACCAACCCGGCGAGGTGTTGATCACCACCGCAGTGCATGGTGCGCTGGCCGTGCAATCGGGTGACAGCATTCCGCTTGACGGCAAGAACGCTGCGCTCACCGTACGCTACGCGCTGCTGGGGAAATCGGCAGGTTTGCCCCCACGTTACCGTTATCGCCTGCAAGGCTCCGGCTGGGTTGAAACCAACTCCAACGAGATTAACCTTACCGGTTTGTCGGCGGGTAGTTATCGTCTGGAAATCCAGGCGATCGATGACGACCATCGCACCGTTTCGCCGCCGGCTTCGTTCGATTTCCGCATTCCACCGCCATGGTGGTTGAGTTGGTGGGCGCAACTGCTGGCTGTGTCGGTGCTGGCCCTGCTGCTGGTGCTCAGCTGGCACTGGCGCTCGCGCCAATTGCACGGCCGTAACCGTCGGTTGGAGGCCATGGTGGAGGGCCGCACCGTGGAGCTTACCGAAGAGAAGCGCGAGCTCGAGCTGGCGCGTGCCGAGCTCTATCATCAGGCCACGCACGACAGCCTTACCGGCATGCACAACCGGCGCGCCATTCTTGAGCATCTGGCGGTGCTGCTGGAGCCGGAACGGCGTCCGGTTCCTGGTCTGGCGGTGGGGTTGATCGATGCCGATCATTTCAAGCGCGTCAACGACACGCTGGGTCATCAGGCCGGTGATGCGGCGCTGGTGGCGATCGCGCGGCACTTGCAGTCGCACATCCGCGGCGGTGACCAGCTGGGGCGTTATGGCGGTGAGGAAATTCTGCTGCTGTTGCCGGATATCAGCCGCGCCGATGCCGAACAGCGCATGGGTCATGTCCAGTCGGCGGTAAGCAGCATGCCGCATCTATGGAATGGCGACACATTCAACGTAACGCTAAGTATCGGTGTGGTGTGGGTTGGTCAGGAAGCGGCGGGCGTCGAAGACCTCATCCAGCGCGCCGATGCAGCTCTGTACGAGGCGAAGAGCCGCGGCCGTGATCGGGTCGTGTTGGAAGCTGCGGATGGCCGCTTGGGTGCGGGATGAATGATCCGGTTGTGTGGCCGTGGCGCCAACACACCCGCTTGATCAGTCGATCATGCTGTGACTTTCCGTCGTGCCAAGCAGCTCCGGTTGCTTGGGTACGCGCTGGCGGCGATGCAGCAACGGGTGCATGAACACCGCGGCAAGGATCACCGCCACGCCGGCGTAGAACCAGCTGTCCAGCTCGTGCTGCTCACCCAGCAGCAGAATCGCCAGCACAATGGCGTAGACCGGTTCCAGGTTGGTCACCATCTGCGTACCGAACGCACTCATGTGGCGCAAGGCGACCAAGGCCAGCGCGAAAGGTAGCAGCGTGCAACCGAACGACAGCGCGAGCAGCAACAGCGTGTCGTGCAGATCCGGTACCACGAACGCCGGGCCGACATGTGGCAGCAGCGGCGCGAGCAAACTGAGGAACACGCTGCCCGTACCCAGTTCGATGAAGGTCACGGTAAGCGGGTCGCCATGTTCGACCAGACGCTTGTTGAGCGAGCCGAAGAACGCCACGAACAGCGCGGACAGCACGCCCACCGCGATACCCAGGCGCATGTCGTGCGGTACGCCGCCCACCACCATCACCACCCCCGGCACCACCGCCACACCGATCATCAGTTCGCGTGGATCGAACTTGCGTTTGGCCACCCATGGTTCGATGAAGGCCAGAAACACCGGGCCCAGTGCAATGCAGGTCGCGCCGACCGAAGCGTTGGATAATTTGATCGCCGCATAGAAGCTGAGCCAGTGCAGCGACACCAGTACGCCGATACCGGCGTACGCCCAGATCAGCCGCGCCGGCATGGCGCGCAGCCCGCGCCACACCCGCGGCACCAGCAGCAAAGCAACGGTGACCAGCGCCATGCGCCACAACACCAGCGGCAGGGTGGGCAACGTGATCAGCTTGCCGAGAATCGCGGTAAAACCCCATAACACTACGCAGAAGTGGATCTGCAGACGGGCCTGATTGACGGCTTGCATGAGCGGCATCGTGCGGGGAGATGCCGCATTCTAGCGCCCGGCGGCCGCCTTCTTGTCGCTGACCGGTGGGTTCATTGGCGGCATCATCTTTCCCGACTGCCGCAATTGCTGCAATACGGTCCGGCAGGTGTTTTGGTTGTCGTCGTGGCTGGGTGCCACCAGTGCAAGCAGGGCAGCAGCAGGCGCGGCAACCAAGCTGAGCGCGACCGCACCTGCGCCCCGAGCGATCAGCGGGCCGGGGTGCACGCCGACGTTGGGGTTCTTCAGGGTCCCGTTGATATACAGCGGCGAGCGCAGCGAGAACACACGGAAACCCTTGGTGTGCGGGATCACGTCAAGATCGAGTTTTTCGCTGGCCAGATTCACCGTGCCACTGATGTTGATCACCGCGTCATCGGTGTCGAACACGAACAGGCGCGTGTCGAACAGACCATCATTGGCTGTCATGTCGCTCGCGGCGCAGTTGATCTGCACGGTCTTGTCGCCGAACAGTTTGCCGATCACGATATTGCCCACGTTGAGGCCGGCGGTCTCCAGCAGGGTCTTGCTGATCGCGCCATCGTTCATCAGCAGCTTCAGTTCGCCGTTTGCATGGCCCAGCAGCTCGGCCACGGAATTGCCTTGCGCCGTGAGTTCGGCATCACCGTTGATCTCGCCAAAGCTGGTGTGCATGGATTCGAAGGTCGGGAACAATTGCTTCAGCTTGAGATGCCGCGCATGGAGTTCCAGTACGCCGTGCATCGGGGTGCGACTGCCATCCAGCGTCATGTTGCTGCGCACCTGGCCGCCAGCCATGCCGAAACTGAGCGGATCGAGATAGAGCGCGCCGTTATTCATCACCAGATGCGTGCTCAGCGAATCGATCGGCAACGCGTCGCCATGCACGATGCGCTCGCTGCTGAAGTCTACGTCGGCGTCCATTGCCTGCCAGCGTTCGGTGCGAAACGGTGCGACTGGCAACAACTTGTCAGCGGGCTGTACAGGGTCGCCCTCTGAATTCGCCGTCGCCGAAGCGCCGCCGATCAGCGGCGCGAGGTCGGCGAACTGCAACAGTTTCGAATGCAGCTTGCCGGTGAGCTTGGGTCGCGCGCCCCCGGTGACAAACAGCAGGTCGCCGGAAAGATCGCTGCCGCCCACTCGGCCACGGAAGTCCTGGTAGTGATAGCGACTGCCCTTATGCCCCAACTGTCCACTGAGATGGCCTTCGGTGGCGTAAGCGGGCGTGTCGGGCAGGGTGACGCCAGTCAAGGGGTAGAGCTTTGCCATGCTGGAGCCGGACAGCCACAAGCGCACATCCAGCGCGCCCAGGTGCAGTGGGTCGGTCAAGGTACCGACCAGTGCGATATGCGTGTCGCCCAGCATGACGTCCGCTTGCAGCGGGAACGGGCGACGCGTGTCGTGCAAGGCCAGCATGGCGCCGGTCTTGCCATGACCCTTCAGTGGGCTGCCCTGATGGCTGCCTTCAAGGGTCCAGCCAAATTGATAGGTCAACGATTGGTGTGCCGTGGGACTGCTGTTGGCGGGTGCTTCGGACTTGTCGTCGGAGCGCGCCTGGTCGCCGCTGGCGCCCGTCTGTTTGCGCGCGGCCGCGGTCTGCTGTGCCACGATCTGGTCGTAGGGGATGGCGGCCTGAAGTGGCTCGACGGTGGCCTTCAATTCGGTGCCGCTGGGTGCGTCCTGCAAGGTGATCAGCCCGCGATCGAATCCGACCGTGCCGATCTCCAGTGTCCAGCGCGAGGGTGTCACGCTTGGCGGAAAGCTGAAGTCCCAGGTGGCCCGCTTTTGCTTGTCGCGTTCCAGATCGATGCGGGGTTGCATGAGTTGCAGCGAGGGTACGTCGATGCGATGCGCCAGCAGCGGCAACAACGAAAGCCGAAACCGCAGCGCCTGCAGTGTGGCGAATTGAGGTTGTTGCGACCACGGGGGGTTTGCAATGCTGATGTCGCGCGCGGTGAATTCCGGCCACGGCACCCAACCGGCTATCCCGCTGCCACTGCGGTCGCGCGTCCAGTCGACCGTGAGCTCACCACGAATGACAAACGGACGGCCAATCGCCTGGCTCACCTTGTCGTTGATGAATGGGCGCATCCGGTTCCAGTTGAAGGTGGCAACCAGCACCACCAAGACCAGTACGACCACCAGCAGACTGCCAGCTATTCCCGCGAGGATTTTGCGGTTGCGCGTCATCCGTGGATCTCCGATCGGTTGTGGCCAGATCCATGCATAGCCGGTCGCGTGACAAGACTACGTGTTGCTGGTGGTGCGGTGTCAGCCGCCGTTCATTCTGGCGCTGTTCGCGCGCCGGGCCGGCGGTCTGCTGGCAACTCCTCAGTGGCCGGGGCCAGTGATCTTCACCGGAACATTCATGCCGCACAGTTCAAGCTTGCCCGGCGGGTGGGTGTAGAACGCGCTGTGGCCATTGCGCTTGGCATCCACCAGTGCCGCAAAGGTGGCGCTGTCGGTGCGCAATACCTTGACCGAGGGACGATCTTTCGCAGGCATGTCGGCCGCCACGCGTACCGATTCGATGCCCACGCGCTGGGCTGGATCGGTGTAGAAACCCATCGGCTCGGGACCGCGGGGCAGGCCCGAAAGCAGCGGCATGCCATCGAGCACGCGGCCGGCAATAGCCAGTGCGTGATCCAGTCGGCGTGCCTGACCGATGACCGCGTACAACGAACTGCCGTTGCCACTGTCCGGAGCCACGTCGCGCGCCACGCCGACCGTGCCGTAGCAATGCGCTATCCATTCCTGACCGTTGGCGGGGTCACGGGCGACCGGAAAGCCTTCGGAAAATCCGACCTGGGGTGCGTAGACATCGCCATCGGGCAGGGCGGTCCATGGCAGCTTCGCATCGATCGCGCGGGTGAACTCGGGCGGCACGGTCAGGTTCGCCTTGCCCTGCGGGTGGATCTTGCTCTTGTCGCCATGGTCATCTTCGTTCGGATCACCCCATTGGGTGACGAAGTTGTCCTGTACGCGAGTGATCGCCAGCCCGTCGAAGTAGTGCTGGCGCACCAATGTGCGAATGTTGGCGGCATGCAGCGGCGTGAAATCCTGCGCCAGCTCGATCACCACGCGTCCACTCGGCAACTGCATGAACAGCAGGTTCTGCGGGTCGGGTGTACGCCACTCGGCAGGGGTGGATTTGGCCAGGATTTCCGCCACGGTCGGCGTGTCTTTCTGCTGTTCGGCGGCGAGCGTCGGCAGGGCCAGCAAGCTGCTGGCCAGGGCGAGCGCAGAGATCAGATGGCGACGACGCATGACGTTCCCCTCAATGGCGTTCAGATCAGGAGAGCAACTTAGCAGAGTGCTGGCGGTCGTGGTCTGGATTGATCCACCTTGCGTCGCGTGCTGCGGCTGATGGCTGGCGGTGCTAGCGAGGTTTGCGACGGCTGCGCTTGCCGGGGCTTCCGGCACCGACGGTATTCTTGCCGCTGGCGCTGCTGCTGCTGCGTAGTTGCTCGATCCACGACAAGGCGTCGACGTAGGAAAGGAATTGCTGCAGATATTCCGGCGACAGCTCGCGCATCAGGGTGAGCGAGCGGTGCACCAGACTGGCCGAGTTCAGCGGACCGGCATCCGCAGGCACTTGCTCCAGCGCCTGCCGCAACTGGCTTTCGATGCGCACCGTCGACCAGATTTTCTGCAGGTCGTCGAGTGCGTCCATAGGTGGGTGTGACACCCCCGCCGCCTGCGTGTCATGCACGGCCACTCGCTGGCTGCGTTGGCTGCCCCGACGCGAAAGTTCATCGGTCAGCTCGGCAAGCGCGCTAGCAGACGACGGACACGGCGTGGTGGCGCCGCCCACAGCGTCGACTGCGTCGAGTTCGTCCGCATAGGCGGCGAGCAGTTGCGATAGTCGACCATCCAGCAGGCGCCGTGCTTCACCTTCGTGGCTGGCGGCGCGACGCTCCAGCGCATCGATGAAATGAAAGCGGACCGGGTGCAGTCGATCCGCGCCTTGCGCGCGCCATGCGTCGAGCCTGGCCCGTGGATGATTCCGGCTAGGGCTCATCGGCAGCCACGGCGGCTTTCGAGGGTTTTGGCACTGGCGCGATTTCCACGCGGCGATTGCGCGCGCGTCCGTCTTCATCGGCGTTGGAGCCGACCGGCTGGCTGGAACCAAATGCTGCGGCGAAGATCGCGTCGGCCGGCACGCCGTCGGCAATCAGCGCGCGCGTCACTGTCAGCGCGCGCTCGGCGGACAGCTCCCAGTTGTCGGCAAACTGGCGGTTGTCGCCGCGCACCTGGCGGTCGTCGGTGAAGCCGCTGACCATCAACACTTCGTCGCGCGCCTTGAGGTAATCAGACAGCGGTCCGGCCAGACTCTTCAGCACGCTCAACCCCTCGGGCTGCAACTGGTCGGAGTTCAGCGCGAACAGCACGTTGCCACTGATCCCGATGCGGCCGTTGGCGAACGTCACGCGTCCGACTGCCAGCGGTATCGCCAGCGCCTGTTCCAGCGTCTTGCGCTGCAGTGCCTCGATCCGTCGTTGCGCGACTTCGTGTTGCAGTCGCTGGGAAAGTTGCAACTGCACGCCGATGACGCCCACCAGCACCAGCACGAACGCGCCCAGCAACACCGACATCAGGTCGCCGAAGGCCGCCCAGATCGGTGTGGCCGACTCGGTATCGGCTTCGATCTCGTCGCTCATGCTGTTTCAAGCCCGGCGGCACGCTGGCGGGCCAGTTGCTGCAGGTCGTCGACAATCTGCTTTTGCGACAGCATGCTCAGGTCGATCACTTCGCGCGCCTGTGCCACGTAGTAGGCGAGTTGCTCGTCGCTGCGGGCAAGTGATTTGTCCAGCGCGATTTCGATGTGTTGCAGGCGGCTGACCAGCTGCTCGCTGGATGCGCCGAACAACTCCACCGCCATGCCGAACGCTTCACCGAGGCTGGCCACTTCAACGGCGCTGCCGGTAACCTGTGCAGCGGCGGCATCCAGCTTGCCGGCTTCGCTGGCGATGTGATCAGTGAAGCGGTTGCCGACACGATCGAGCAGGTCGGCCGAGCTGGTGACCAAGGCGTCGATCGCGCCTTTTTGTTCGTTGGACGCGCGATTCACCCCATCGAGCAGGGTCTCCAGCGTGGCCATCAGACGGTTGCGCTCGTCCAGCATGGCGGTGTCGCGCACCATGCTGTCGGAGAGTTTCTGGCGCAGCTCGGCGACCACTTCGGCGGCGGCCCTCGGTGCTTCCGAGGCGGCCTGCACGAGGCGGGATATTTCGGTGATGGTGTCGCGTGCATGGGCCTGACTGTGGGCCGACATTTCGCGGGCAGTTTCCGCCAGCGTGTCGCAGATTTCCTGTTGGCGGCTGGTCGCATGCGTGCCGGCTTCCTGCCACTTTTCCCCCAGCGCGGTGGCCATCGAGTCTAACGTGTCGGTCCATGCAGCAAGACGCTGTTGATCGTTGGCTGCCAGGGCTTTCTGCAAACCTGCGTGCGACTGGTCCACACGTTGAACCAGTGCGGTAGCCTGCTGTTCGATCGTTGCCGTCGCGGCGTTCAGTGCCTGCTGCTGATTGCTGACCAGTTGCTGATTGCTTTCCTGTTGCTGCGACAACGCTTGTGCCCATCCCTCGCCGACGTTGCCTGCGGTGGCGTCCATGCGGCTGAACACGTCTCCGAGCAGGCTGCTCGAGCGTTGTTCGAAGGTTTCGGCAAAGTGGTCCAGTGAGCTGCGCAGATCCGCCGCCTGCAGCTGGTTCGTTTGGCGATGTTCGGCAAGTGCCTGCTGCCAGAGCTCGGCTACCGTTGCAGTCGATGTCTCGAAGCCGCTCGACAGGCCTTCCAATTGGGTGTCCACCGCGTGCGTGATGGTGTCATGCAGCGTCGTTGTTTCGCGTGCCAGTGCGGCCATGGTGGCTTCCATCACCGGCAGCAGGGTGGCACTGGCCGCGCGTGCGTTTTCGGTGACGCTGTCCTTCAGCGACTGCTCCACGGAGCTGGCCAGTCGCGTGTACGCCGCTTCGGTGTGGCGATGGAAGCTATCCTGGCTGGCGAGCTGTCGCTCATTCGCGGCTGCACTTTGTTGCTCAATGGTGCTGATCATTGCCTGCAGACGATCCACCAGCGTCGGCATCAGTTCGGATTGTTGCTGCAGCAGCTTGAAGGTTTCTTCGCGCTGGTGTGCCTGCGAATACACGCGCAAGGTGGTGGCGATATGCAGGTCCAGCGATTGCACGGCTTGCACGCGCTCGCGCCGGCACAGCGCGGAAAGCAGGCCCAGCATCGCCGAGCTGGCCACGCCTGCGATCGAGGTGCCGAACGCAAAGCCCAGTCCCTTCACCGGTGCGGCAAGCGACGCGTGCATGGCCTGCAGATCGGTGGCGCTATCCAGCGCAAAACCGGTGCCGCGGAGTGTGGCCATCATGCCCAGCAGCGTGCCCAGCATGCCCAGCAAGACCAGCAGGCCAACCAGATACGGCGTCAAGGCCGGCGCCGGCAAAGCGGCGCGCTCGCCTTCGACGCGAAGACGCACGGCATGACGCAAGCTCGGGTGCAGTTGGCTCAGCCAGTCGCCGAGGTTGGTGGGCGCCGTCGACAAAGCGCTCACGGCCTGCTGTAGCGAGGCCGTGGCCTGGCGATAGCGGTAAAGCTCCAGCGCACCGGCCAGGTAGCAGGCGCCAATCAGCGCGGTGACCGAAAGTGCCAGCGGATTGGTGCCGACATAGCCCGCACCGATCCAGCTGATGGCGGCAAGGCCGGCAGCGAAAACAACGAAATTAAGCAGATTTTTGAACATGACTTCCTGCGGCGCTGGTGCGAAGCGCTGCAAGCAGGCCTTCGACCGGTTGAAAACGAACATCCAGTTCGGCGAGTAATACGCTTTGCATATCGTGGCGGAACCGCTCCAGCCAGGTGCTGGTAACGGTTACCGCGTGGCGTTCCTGTGTCTGCGCGATCTGGCGCAGACGTTCAAAGTGTTCGCCGAGCAGAGCGGGCACGGTAGCCAGCAAGTTCTGCTCACGCGGGCTCAGCGCCAGCTCCATCACCGCATCCACTTCCGCCAGCCGAGCCATCTCGTCGCTGGTCTGCGCGAGCCGGTCACGCAGGTGTCCGCGCAGCCGGCCCGTGGCGGCCTGCATCGACCGCTGCAGGGTGAGATGACGCTGACGGAACGCCGCGTAGTCATCCGCCGCCTGCACGCCGTCATCAGCGGTGATGTTTGCCGCCAGCGACGCTCGCACGCGAGCGCACTCGTCGCTTTCGACCTCGCTCGATAGCGGCAAATCGCTCGCGACGACGGCGAGCTTGCCGTCGAGTGCGGTCGACAAGACCAACGCCTGATTCCAGTCGAACCACTGACTGAGACGATCGGGTAGTGAGCTGCCGGCCGGAGCCACGTCGGCGCCAGCCAATCGCGCCAACAGGCGGATCAGCGTGGGGCCGGGCAGGTGTGGGCCAGCCTTCGGTTTGCGCAGAGGGGCTTGTTGCATGGGGCCGGGACGATCAAAACGCCCAGTTTACATGCTGGCGCGGCACGGGTTGTCGCCTCCCGTCGGTTTGAAGCGGCAGCCCCTGCAGGGCATGACTTCAGGCCCATGTACTAGTGTCAAGTTCACACTATGATTCACTCCAGTCTAAGCGGCAGTGCAGGTGAGCGTGATGGATGACAACACCAGCCATTTGAAGAAGTTCCAGAAAGAGCTTTCCAGCGGCACCGTGTCGCTGGTGTTGCTGGCCGTGCTTGGTCAGTCGCGCCAGCCGATGTATGGCTACCAGATCGCCAAGCGACTGGAAGAGGTTGGCGAAGGCGTGCTCGCCGGCAAGCAAAGCGCGCTGTATCCGGTGCTGCGCAATCTGGAAGGTGCCGGCCTGTTAGGCAGCGAGATCGAACCGTCCGTCAGTGGACCGCCACGTCGTTACTACCGCATCACCAAACCGGGTCGTGAAGTGCTGCGCGAGTGGGTTGCAGCCTGGAACGCCACCCGCGATTCCGTCGACAACGTCTTGCAAGGAGGGGTGTCATGAACGCGCCACGCAGCATCACCGACTATCTTGAACAACTGCGCACCGCTTTGCGCGGCGCTGACCCGGCACTGATTCAGGATGCGTTGTACGACGCCGAGGAACACCTGCGCTCGGAACTGGCCGAACAGCCCGAGCGCAGCGAAGCGGCCATGCTGGAACATGTGGTCAGCAGTTATGGCGCGCCCGACGAGGTGGCCGAGATCTACCGGGATCAGGAGATCAAGATCCAGCGCGCGATCCGTCCGCCGGCGCAGCCGCCACGGCGTTCACTGGCAGGTCGTTTCTTCGGTGTGGCGGCCGATCCGCGTACTTATGCGTCGCTGTTCTACATGCTGCTGTCGCTGGCCACCGGCATCTTCTATTTCACCTGGGTGGTGACCGGCTTGTCGCTG
Coding sequences within:
- a CDS encoding AsmA family protein codes for the protein MTRNRKILAGIAGSLLVVVLVLVVLVATFNWNRMRPFINDKVSQAIGRPFVIRGELTVDWTRDRSGSGIAGWVPWPEFTARDISIANPPWSQQPQFATLQALRFRLSLLPLLAHRIDVPSLQLMQPRIDLERDKQKRATWDFSFPPSVTPSRWTLEIGTVGFDRGLITLQDAPSGTELKATVEPLQAAIPYDQIVAQQTAAARKQTGASGDQARSDDKSEAPANSSPTAHQSLTYQFGWTLEGSHQGSPLKGHGKTGAMLALHDTRRPFPLQADVMLGDTHIALVGTLTDPLHLGALDVRLWLSGSSMAKLYPLTGVTLPDTPAYATEGHLSGQLGHKGSRYHYQDFRGRVGGSDLSGDLLFVTGGARPKLTGKLHSKLLQFADLAPLIGGASATANSEGDPVQPADKLLPVAPFRTERWQAMDADVDFSSERIVHGDALPIDSLSTHLVMNNGALYLDPLSFGMAGGQVRSNMTLDGSRTPMHGVLELHARHLKLKQLFPTFESMHTSFGEINGDAELTAQGNSVAELLGHANGELKLLMNDGAISKTLLETAGLNVGNIVIGKLFGDKTVQINCAASDMTANDGLFDTRLFVFDTDDAVINISGTVNLASEKLDLDVIPHTKGFRVFSLRSPLYINGTLKNPNVGVHPGPLIARGAGAVALSLVAAPAAALLALVAPSHDDNQNTCRTVLQQLRQSGKMMPPMNPPVSDKKAAAGR
- a CDS encoding DMT family transporter, whose protein sequence is MQAVNQARLQIHFCVVLWGFTAILGKLITLPTLPLVLWRMALVTVALLLVPRVWRGLRAMPARLIWAYAGIGVLVSLHWLSFYAAIKLSNASVGATCIALGPVFLAFIEPWVAKRKFDPRELMIGVAVVPGVVMVVGGVPHDMRLGIAVGVLSALFVAFFGSLNKRLVEHGDPLTVTFIELGTGSVFLSLLAPLLPHVGPAFVVPDLHDTLLLLALSFGCTLLPFALALVALRHMSAFGTQMVTNLEPVYAIVLAILLLGEQHELDSWFYAGVAVILAAVFMHPLLHRRQRVPKQPELLGTTESHSMID
- a CDS encoding DUF3348 domain-containing protein; protein product: MQQAPLRKPKAGPHLPGPTLIRLLARLAGADVAPAGSSLPDRLSQWFDWNQALVLSTALDGKLAVVASDLPLSSEVESDECARVRASLAANITADDGVQAADDYAAFRQRHLTLQRSMQAATGRLRGHLRDRLAQTSDEMARLAEVDAVMELALSPREQNLLATVPALLGEHFERLRQIAQTQERHAVTVTSTWLERFRHDMQSVLLAELDVRFQPVEGLLAALRTSAAGSHVQKSA
- a CDS encoding peptidylprolyl isomerase is translated as MRRRHLISALALASSLLALPTLAAEQQKDTPTVAEILAKSTPAEWRTPDPQNLLFMQLPSGRVVIELAQDFTPLHAANIRTLVRQHYFDGLAITRVQDNFVTQWGDPNEDDHGDKSKIHPQGKANLTVPPEFTRAIDAKLPWTALPDGDVYAPQVGFSEGFPVARDPANGQEWIAHCYGTVGVARDVAPDSGNGSSLYAVIGQARRLDHALAIAGRVLDGMPLLSGLPRGPEPMGFYTDPAQRVGIESVRVAADMPAKDRPSVKVLRTDSATFAALVDAKRNGHSAFYTHPPGKLELCGMNVPVKITGPGH
- a CDS encoding DUF802 domain-containing protein: MFKNLLNFVVFAAGLAAISWIGAGYVGTNPLALSVTALIGACYLAGALELYRYRQATASLQQAVSALSTAPTNLGDWLSQLHPSLRHAVRLRVEGERAALPAPALTPYLVGLLVLLGMLGTLLGMMATLRGTGFALDSATDLQAMHASLAAPVKGLGFAFGTSIAGVASSAMLGLLSALCRRERVQAVQSLDLHIATTLRVYSQAHQREETFKLLQQQSELMPTLVDRLQAMISTIEQQSAAANERQLASQDSFHRHTEAAYTRLASSVEQSLKDSVTENARAASATLLPVMEATMAALARETTTLHDTITHAVDTQLEGLSSGFETSTATVAELWQQALAEHRQTNQLQAADLRSSLDHFAETFEQRSSSLLGDVFSRMDATAGNVGEGWAQALSQQQESNQQLVSNQQQALNAATATIEQQATALVQRVDQSHAGLQKALAANDQQRLAAWTDTLDSMATALGEKWQEAGTHATSRQQEICDTLAETAREMSAHSQAHARDTITEISRLVQAASEAPRAAAEVVAELRQKLSDSMVRDTAMLDERNRLMATLETLLDGVNRASNEQKGAIDALVTSSADLLDRVGNRFTDHIASEAGKLDAAAAQVTGSAVEVASLGEAFGMAVELFGASSEQLVSRLQHIEIALDKSLARSDEQLAYYVAQAREVIDLSMLSQKQIVDDLQQLARQRAAGLETA
- a CDS encoding PadR family transcriptional regulator, which gives rise to MDDNTSHLKKFQKELSSGTVSLVLLAVLGQSRQPMYGYQIAKRLEEVGEGVLAGKQSALYPVLRNLEGAGLLGSEIEPSVSGPPRRYYRITKPGREVLREWVAAWNATRDSVDNVLQGGVS
- a CDS encoding OmpA family protein, which codes for MSDEIEADTESATPIWAAFGDLMSVLLGAFVLVLVGVIGVQLQLSQRLQHEVAQRRIEALQRKTLEQALAIPLAVGRVTFANGRIGISGNVLFALNSDQLQPEGLSVLKSLAGPLSDYLKARDEVLMVSGFTDDRQVRGDNRQFADNWELSAERALTVTRALIADGVPADAIFAAAFGSSQPVGSNADEDGRARNRRVEIAPVPKPSKAAVAADEP
- a CDS encoding DUF2894 domain-containing protein, giving the protein MSPSRNHPRARLDAWRAQGADRLHPVRFHFIDALERRAASHEGEARRLLDGRLSQLLAAYADELDAVDAVGGATTPCPSSASALAELTDELSRRGSQRSQRVAVHDTQAAGVSHPPMDALDDLQKIWSTVRIESQLRQALEQVPADAGPLNSASLVHRSLTLMRELSPEYLQQFLSYVDALSWIEQLRSSSSASGKNTVGAGSPGKRSRRKPR
- a CDS encoding diguanylate cyclase; this translates as MLSKSRLQLVALLVLLLTSLSASAQQYSMTTYDRKSGLESQSINVLLQDQRGFVWAGTEMGLYRYDGGSFERMGAAQGFDHGEYVTTMAQSPHSGRLWVGTQSGMRVGNGLHFSKVEPQGKPLIIDTSRQIVALGDDRLLLVKNDELMVLSGGMAGQPWQLLPMFSEAQLAAMPQLRKITAVQSTPTGLWFGCDQALCSVDASGKVILHGQADGVPSDTWTGLLLDREGTLWLRGVHHLLALLPGTQHFVARDLLAEDTGVVSDNGVLVEDAGGHLLTPTNRGLARWDGDGWTRMDSSNGLPDIEITALLFDNHGTLWMGTYGRGISRWNGYGLVDGWGLHQGFDSVPNWSILRFDAQHLWFADELGGSVLADGQNRLQPWPIAFTPAPRQILSIAKAKDGAIWAALYDHRVLRYDAVSRRTTLAAELPTFIRFLHFDQQGRLWIVTNNGIYHIDHADAPAERVPVADSTGQQCSDIAEGDDGTLWFACNAGVVRFAGEQWTRMQQSGTASRASGFSTIAVDRDGSLWLGTNEAGLLHAAVRGNQLSLAHIEDAWLDNTLAYFVRRDHRGWIWVGGGGGVDAFDGQRWTHLSQANGLLWDETSQNGFFEDRDGSIWIGTAIGASHILHPEAMLAHQPGEVLITTAVHGALAVQSGDSIPLDGKNAALTVRYALLGKSAGLPPRYRYRLQGSGWVETNSNEINLTGLSAGSYRLEIQAIDDDHRTVSPPASFDFRIPPPWWLSWWAQLLAVSVLALLLVLSWHWRSRQLHGRNRRLEAMVEGRTVELTEEKRELELARAELYHQATHDSLTGMHNRRAILEHLAVLLEPERRPVPGLAVGLIDADHFKRVNDTLGHQAGDAALVAIARHLQSHIRGGDQLGRYGGEEILLLLPDISRADAEQRMGHVQSAVSSMPHLWNGDTFNVTLSIGVVWVGQEAAGVEDLIQRADAALYEAKSRGRDRVVLEAADGRLGAG